In a genomic window of Flavobacterium lipolyticum:
- a CDS encoding DUF4129 domain-containing protein, which translates to MNKIFLFLLSFFIFSGIIQAQDTLATAEPPKITAVKYTEKDIRIDSDTIEIKTFSKNFKKKYTGSSFVYEFKAPEKGLWQRFKEWLASIFSDWFDFETPQSSIDFVSVLIKVLAVLIIIFVIYLIVKAIINKEGQWIFGKNAKKKNIIYSEIEKNIHLLDFDKLIKESIQSGEKRAAVRYYYLWLLKVMAQNQYIEWDIEKTNSDYLYELQKPAHKEEFTYLSYLYNYIWYGEFEIDEITFRKTENRFKNALKTFSNE; encoded by the coding sequence ATGAATAAAATCTTCCTATTCCTTTTATCTTTTTTTATTTTCTCCGGCATTATTCAGGCACAGGATACTTTGGCTACAGCCGAACCTCCCAAAATAACAGCTGTAAAATACACTGAAAAAGATATTCGGATAGATTCTGACACCATAGAAATTAAGACTTTCTCTAAAAATTTTAAAAAAAAATATACCGGCTCCAGCTTCGTTTATGAATTTAAAGCTCCTGAAAAAGGGCTATGGCAGCGTTTTAAGGAATGGCTGGCCAGTATTTTTAGCGATTGGTTCGATTTTGAAACTCCGCAAAGCTCTATTGATTTTGTTTCGGTTTTAATAAAAGTACTGGCCGTTCTCATCATCATTTTTGTTATTTATCTCATCGTAAAAGCTATCATTAATAAAGAGGGACAATGGATTTTTGGAAAAAACGCTAAGAAAAAAAATATTATCTATTCAGAAATCGAAAAGAACATTCATCTTTTAGATTTCGATAAACTGATTAAAGAAAGTATACAGTCCGGAGAAAAAAGAGCTGCCGTTAGATACTACTATCTGTGGCTTCTGAAAGTAATGGCACAAAATCAGTACATCGAATGGGACATCGAAAAAACCAATTCTGATTATTTATACGAACTTCAAAAACCTGCACACAAAGAAGAATTTACTTATTTGTCTTATCTGTACAACTACATCTGGTACGGTGAGTTTGAGATCGACGAAATCACTTTCAGAAAAACCGAAAACCGATTCAAGAATGCCTTAAAAACCTTTAGCAATGAATAA
- a CDS encoding phosphoglyceromutase has translation MKKLILLAFFFSGFYSHAQKTENIIIITTDGFRWQEVFKGMDPAIANDKKFNQGDSTYIYKNYASADSKESRKKIMPFLWSEIAAKGQIYGHRELGSKVDVSNPYWFSYPGYSEIMTGNVDVAINSNHYKNNPNVNVLEFLNQQSKLKGKVAAFGAWDAFDRILNEKRSGFPVISAFDNVGGDKPTETQKLLNEMRNNSFKPFHQDECLDVFTHYQALNELKTKKPKVLYIAYGETDEWAHAGHYRSYLDAANQVDKWIKEIWNFVQNDPQYKNKTTLVITVDHGRGDKTKAQWTDHGADVEGASQIWFAAMGPEIAPKGEIKTDSQLYQKQIAQTIAKIMGYTFTAPHPVANEISEVLTK, from the coding sequence ATGAAAAAGCTCATTTTACTCGCATTCTTTTTTTCCGGTTTTTACTCTCATGCACAAAAAACCGAGAACATCATCATTATCACCACCGATGGTTTTAGATGGCAGGAAGTGTTTAAAGGAATGGACCCAGCAATTGCCAATGATAAAAAATTCAATCAGGGAGACAGTACCTATATTTATAAGAATTATGCAAGTGCTGACTCCAAAGAAAGCCGAAAAAAAATCATGCCTTTTCTATGGTCTGAAATTGCTGCGAAAGGGCAAATTTATGGCCATCGCGAGTTAGGAAGCAAAGTTGATGTTTCTAACCCGTACTGGTTCAGTTATCCCGGATACAGCGAAATTATGACCGGAAATGTTGATGTTGCCATCAACTCCAATCATTACAAGAACAATCCAAATGTAAATGTCTTAGAATTTTTAAACCAGCAATCTAAACTAAAAGGAAAAGTTGCCGCTTTTGGCGCCTGGGATGCTTTTGATCGAATTTTAAACGAGAAAAGAAGCGGTTTTCCGGTAATTTCTGCCTTCGATAATGTGGGAGGAGACAAACCTACAGAAACTCAGAAGTTATTAAATGAAATGCGCAACAACTCGTTTAAACCTTTTCATCAGGATGAGTGTTTAGATGTTTTTACGCACTATCAGGCTTTGAACGAACTTAAAACCAAAAAGCCAAAAGTACTTTACATTGCCTATGGAGAAACTGACGAATGGGCGCACGCCGGACACTACAGATCCTATCTTGATGCTGCAAATCAGGTCGACAAATGGATTAAAGAAATCTGGAACTTTGTACAAAATGATCCCCAATACAAAAATAAAACGACACTGGTAATCACCGTAGATCACGGTCGTGGTGACAAAACAAAAGCACAATGGACAGATCATGGTGCCGATGTTGAAGGTGCCTCACAAATTTGGTTCGCTGCAATGGGGCCAGAAATTGCCCCAAAAGGCGAAATCAAAACAGATTCTCAACTGTATCAAAAACAAATAGCACAAACCATCGCAAAAATCATGGGATACACCTTCACTGCTCCGCATCCGGTAGCAAACGAAATTTCAGAAGTCCTTACAAAATAA
- a CDS encoding RelA/SpoT family protein translates to MIEIDIEKENKAIAQEYKELLRISYQTLSPADKKLIRKAFDVAVDAHKEQRRKSGEAYIFHPIAVAKIVASEIGLGATSIAAALLHDVVEDTPLTVEDIERLFNPKVAQLVEGLTKISLVQRDLNASMQAENFRKMILTLNDDVRVILIKLADRLHNMQTMDSMAEYKQTKIASETLYIYAPLAHRLGLYNIKTKLEDLGLKYTEPNVYNDIVSKIRETKEEQDAYIKDISDVLKKSLDSEGVDYVIKGRPKSIYSIRRKMRAQNVSFDEVYDKFALRIVYKSDQHDEKFVAWKIYSIVTDHYRPSPSRLRDWISSPKSTGYEALHITVMGPKGRWVEVQVRSERMDEIAEKGYAAHYKYKNGATEESGLDVWLNLLREALENQETNAVDFVEDFKMNLYSKEIFVFTPKGEIKSLPKGATSLDFAFSIHSEIGIKTRGTRVNGRLVPLNHELKSGDQVEVITSANQKPTVNWLEYVTTSRAKTKIKNVLNENTKKIAEEGKELLTRKLKHLKITINEQVINELVNFFKLKTSLDLFYRVGIGAIENQQLKDYAAQKSNTFINFFKNKIKRNKDNTASEDIHKPIISSNYDMLVFGTEHDKLDYKLSPCCNPIPGDDVFGFVTINEGIKVHKKDCPNAIGMQSNYAYRIMSAKWIDSSQEEFKAIINITGMDVLGLTNQLTRVISNNMSVNIQSISLSTDAGIFHGQIAVIVQNNTILKKMINAIKKIDGVDKVTREYRT, encoded by the coding sequence ATGATAGAAATAGATATTGAAAAAGAAAATAAAGCAATTGCACAAGAGTATAAAGAGTTACTTCGAATCAGTTATCAGACTTTAAGTCCCGCCGACAAAAAACTTATCCGTAAAGCATTTGATGTTGCAGTTGATGCGCATAAAGAACAAAGACGTAAATCCGGAGAAGCGTATATCTTTCATCCTATTGCAGTTGCGAAAATTGTTGCCTCCGAAATTGGTTTGGGAGCGACCTCTATCGCTGCGGCCCTTTTGCATGATGTTGTTGAAGATACTCCTTTGACAGTAGAAGATATTGAACGTTTGTTCAATCCGAAAGTTGCACAATTGGTAGAAGGTTTAACCAAAATATCATTGGTTCAGAGAGATTTGAATGCCTCCATGCAGGCTGAAAATTTCCGAAAAATGATCCTGACACTGAACGATGACGTACGTGTTATTCTGATCAAACTGGCCGATCGTTTGCACAATATGCAAACTATGGATTCGATGGCGGAATACAAACAAACTAAAATCGCCTCAGAAACACTTTATATTTATGCCCCTCTTGCCCACCGTTTGGGATTGTACAATATCAAAACCAAACTGGAAGATTTAGGTCTGAAATATACAGAACCAAATGTTTACAACGACATTGTAAGCAAAATCAGAGAGACAAAAGAAGAACAAGACGCTTATATCAAAGACATTTCAGATGTCTTAAAGAAATCTTTAGACAGTGAAGGTGTCGATTATGTCATTAAGGGACGTCCAAAATCTATTTACTCCATTCGTCGAAAAATGCGTGCTCAAAATGTAAGTTTTGACGAAGTGTACGATAAATTCGCCTTAAGAATTGTGTACAAATCAGATCAGCATGATGAAAAATTCGTAGCCTGGAAAATCTATTCCATCGTTACAGATCATTACAGACCGAGCCCGAGTCGCTTGCGTGACTGGATTTCCTCTCCAAAATCAACCGGTTACGAAGCCCTTCACATTACGGTTATGGGGCCAAAAGGCCGTTGGGTTGAAGTTCAGGTTCGAAGCGAACGTATGGATGAAATTGCCGAAAAAGGATATGCCGCACATTACAAATACAAAAATGGCGCAACCGAAGAAAGCGGTCTGGACGTATGGCTGAATTTACTCCGTGAAGCACTCGAGAATCAGGAAACCAATGCTGTAGATTTTGTTGAAGATTTCAAAATGAATTTATATTCTAAAGAAATCTTTGTCTTTACACCAAAAGGAGAAATCAAATCACTTCCAAAAGGAGCTACATCGCTTGATTTTGCTTTTAGCATTCACTCCGAAATTGGAATTAAAACCCGAGGAACACGTGTCAATGGGCGATTAGTACCCTTGAATCACGAGTTAAAAAGTGGCGATCAGGTTGAAGTTATAACCTCTGCCAATCAAAAACCAACTGTAAACTGGTTGGAATACGTAACAACTTCGCGCGCGAAAACTAAAATTAAAAATGTTCTGAACGAGAACACCAAAAAAATCGCCGAAGAAGGAAAAGAACTCCTTACCCGAAAATTAAAACATCTTAAAATCACTATTAACGAACAAGTTATCAATGAATTGGTTAACTTTTTCAAACTTAAAACCAGTTTAGATTTATTTTACAGAGTGGGAATTGGTGCGATCGAAAATCAGCAATTAAAAGATTATGCGGCGCAAAAAAGCAATACGTTTATCAATTTCTTCAAAAATAAAATTAAGCGAAACAAGGACAACACCGCTTCAGAAGACATTCACAAACCAATCATCAGCAGTAACTACGACATGCTGGTTTTTGGAACAGAGCATGACAAACTCGATTACAAACTCTCCCCATGCTGTAACCCGATTCCGGGAGATGATGTTTTTGGATTTGTGACCATCAATGAAGGAATCAAAGTTCATAAAAAAGACTGTCCGAATGCGATTGGCATGCAGTCCAATTATGCTTACCGTATTATGAGTGCCAAATGGATTGACTCTTCTCAGGAAGAATTCAAAGCCATTATCAACATAACAGGAATGGACGTTTTAGGACTTACCAATCAATTGACCAGAGTCATTTCGAACAACATGAGTGTAAACATCCAGAGCATTTCGTTAAGCACTGATGCCGGAATTTTTCACGGACAAATTGCTGTCATCGTACAGAACAATACCATTTTGAAGAAAATGATCAATGCCATTAAAAAAATTGACGGAGTTGATAAAGTAACAAGAGAGTACAGAACTTAA
- a CDS encoding DUF58 domain-containing protein, whose amino-acid sequence MKFIKSLYLNNFFFYVLLSIIGLFVCAFIFPNLYNAVWFVVLILFTFLGLDVLLLYLSKTGIEAERTTPEKLSNGDLNPVTITVKNHYTFKISVKIIDEIPFQFQVRDFKIVKKIKASEQKEIGYELRPTERGEYYFGYLNVYVSSPLRLISRRFSFDKDKMVPTYPSYIQLRKYDLLAFSNNLYQYGIKKIRRIGHTMEFEQIKEYVQGDDLRTLNWKATAKKNALMVNQFQDEKSQSVYMAIDKGRSMQMPFDGLSLLDYAINSTLVLSNVILKKQDKAGFFSFSKKVENRVFAEKRASQMQKILETLYNIKTDFFESDYSRLYVDIKKNINQRSLILLYTNFETMDGLNRQLPYLKGIAKSHLLVVVFFSNTELNAIINKKTDTIQEIYDKVIAEKFMFEKRLIANELKKYGIHAVLTQPENLTLDTINKYLEIKSRGIL is encoded by the coding sequence GTGAAATTCATCAAAAGCCTTTATCTTAATAACTTCTTTTTCTATGTGCTTCTGAGCATAATTGGATTGTTTGTCTGTGCTTTTATTTTTCCAAATTTGTACAATGCGGTTTGGTTTGTGGTTTTAATTTTATTTACTTTCTTAGGGCTTGACGTACTCCTGCTTTATCTTAGTAAAACAGGCATTGAAGCGGAAAGAACGACACCGGAAAAACTTTCAAACGGAGATTTGAATCCCGTAACCATCACCGTTAAAAACCATTATACCTTTAAAATTTCAGTTAAGATAATCGACGAAATTCCGTTTCAGTTTCAGGTACGTGATTTCAAAATTGTAAAAAAGATTAAAGCTTCTGAGCAAAAAGAAATTGGCTACGAATTACGACCAACAGAACGAGGAGAATATTACTTTGGTTATCTGAACGTTTATGTTTCGTCACCGCTAAGACTAATTTCCAGAAGATTTTCGTTCGATAAAGACAAAATGGTTCCCACCTATCCGTCTTATATTCAGCTGCGAAAATATGATCTATTGGCTTTTTCGAATAATCTCTACCAATACGGAATCAAAAAAATCCGTAGAATTGGCCATACGATGGAATTCGAGCAAATTAAAGAGTATGTTCAGGGTGATGATCTTCGAACTTTAAACTGGAAGGCTACAGCCAAGAAAAATGCTTTAATGGTCAATCAGTTTCAGGACGAAAAATCGCAATCCGTTTACATGGCAATCGATAAAGGCCGCTCCATGCAAATGCCATTTGACGGACTGAGTTTACTGGATTATGCGATCAATTCGACCTTAGTTTTATCGAACGTTATTCTGAAAAAGCAGGACAAAGCAGGTTTCTTTTCATTCTCTAAAAAAGTAGAAAACCGTGTTTTTGCCGAGAAAAGAGCTTCTCAGATGCAAAAAATTCTCGAAACCTTATACAATATCAAAACCGACTTTTTTGAAAGTGACTACAGCCGTTTGTATGTAGACATCAAGAAAAACATCAATCAAAGAAGTTTGATCCTTTTGTACACTAACTTTGAAACAATGGACGGTTTAAACCGACAGTTGCCTTACTTAAAAGGAATTGCAAAAAGTCATTTATTGGTTGTCGTTTTCTTTAGCAATACAGAACTAAATGCGATCATCAATAAAAAAACGGATACGATTCAGGAAATCTACGACAAAGTAATCGCCGAAAAATTCATGTTCGAAAAACGTTTAATCGCAAACGAACTCAAAAAATACGGCATCCACGCTGTTTTAACACAGCCTGAAAATTTGACTTTGGACACCATCAATAAATACCTCGAAATTAAGTCGAGAGGAATTTTATAG
- a CDS encoding DUF4350 domain-containing protein has translation MNKTLKIYIAVLVLILALILIADRERPKPIDWTPTYSVNDKIPFGLYVFNNEINDFFKNHTVERISDLTPYEYLTSKYDNDSLVENYKIKGTFLNISESNTIDEESVNELLYFVSRGNNAFLSMKDFPQYLLDSLKVEVNGDYLNSGNTTVWLTNSQLKDKKYKFVQTLENYFSKIDTAKTSVLGYQLSSVKKAKKHVNFIKIPYYQGHFYLHTQPVAFTNYNLLKANHYQYTENVLSCLPEGDIFWYTKGQNSERISESPLRYILSQPGLKWAWYFFLFGMLIFIIFNAKRKQRIVPILKPLPNLTVDFTKTIGNLYYQEGDHTNIIDKKIIYFLEKIRNEYLIDTTKLDDHFIQKLHHKTGKNVTDIQELVFLINEHRKSYHGSLEEDLIRINNAIEKILH, from the coding sequence ATGAATAAAACACTTAAAATTTACATTGCTGTACTGGTTCTTATTCTAGCTTTAATTCTGATTGCAGATCGCGAACGTCCAAAACCTATTGACTGGACTCCCACCTATTCTGTTAATGACAAAATTCCTTTTGGGCTCTATGTTTTTAACAACGAAATCAATGATTTTTTTAAGAACCATACCGTAGAACGAATTTCAGACCTAACTCCTTATGAGTATTTGACCTCAAAATATGACAATGACAGTCTTGTCGAAAATTACAAAATAAAAGGAACTTTTTTAAACATCTCCGAATCCAATACCATTGATGAAGAATCTGTAAACGAACTTCTTTACTTTGTATCACGCGGAAACAATGCTTTTTTGAGCATGAAAGACTTTCCTCAATACCTCTTAGACAGTTTAAAAGTCGAAGTAAATGGGGATTATCTCAATTCAGGCAACACCACTGTTTGGCTGACTAACTCCCAACTGAAGGACAAAAAATATAAGTTTGTACAGACATTAGAAAATTATTTTTCTAAAATTGATACCGCAAAAACCAGCGTTCTCGGTTATCAGCTTTCTTCGGTCAAGAAAGCAAAAAAGCACGTCAATTTTATAAAAATACCGTATTATCAGGGGCATTTTTACCTGCACACACAGCCTGTTGCTTTTACAAACTACAACTTACTGAAAGCAAATCATTATCAGTACACAGAGAACGTCTTATCCTGTTTGCCTGAGGGAGATATTTTTTGGTACACAAAAGGGCAAAACAGCGAACGCATTTCCGAATCGCCTCTGCGATACATTTTAAGTCAGCCCGGTTTAAAATGGGCCTGGTATTTCTTTCTGTTTGGCATGTTGATTTTTATTATTTTTAATGCCAAGCGCAAACAGCGAATTGTTCCCATATTAAAACCTTTGCCCAATTTAACCGTTGATTTTACAAAGACTATTGGAAATTTATATTATCAGGAAGGCGATCACACTAATATTATTGATAAAAAGATCATTTACTTTTTAGAGAAAATCAGGAATGAATATTTAATCGATACCACGAAACTGGACGATCATTTTATTCAAAAATTGCATCATAAAACGGGTAAAAATGTAACGGATATTCAGGAGCTCGTATTTTTGATTAACGAACATCGAAAGAGTTATCACGGCAGTCTTGAAGAAGATCTGATTCGAATAAACAATGCCATAGAAAAGATTTTACATTAG
- a CDS encoding AAA family ATPase gives MDDINTTSEITNENVNFETRINLTPLLDHVSAIKKELETVIVGQHKMVDQLLVAILSNGHVLLEGVPGVAKTITAKLLSKTLNIGFSRIQFTPDLMPSDILGTSIFNLKTSEFEFKQGPIFSNLILIDEINRAPAKTQAALFEVMEERQITIDGSAYQLETPFLVIATQNPIEQEGTYRLPEAQLDRFLFKITIDYPKLEEEILIIQREHLLQNHGKLEAVKTILSAAEIKEYQALVKQIRVEQNLLEYIARIVVNTRENAFLYLGASPRASIAILNAAKGFAAIRGRDFVTPEDIKDAAIPVLQHRVIVAPEREMEGITSSEIIRQIIETVEIPR, from the coding sequence ATGGACGATATCAATACAACATCTGAAATCACAAATGAAAATGTGAATTTTGAAACCAGAATAAATTTAACTCCACTTTTAGATCACGTTAGCGCAATTAAAAAAGAACTTGAAACTGTAATTGTCGGACAGCACAAAATGGTCGATCAGCTTTTGGTGGCTATTTTATCCAACGGACACGTTTTACTGGAAGGAGTTCCGGGAGTTGCCAAAACCATTACAGCCAAACTATTGTCCAAAACCCTGAACATTGGCTTTAGCCGTATACAATTCACCCCGGATTTAATGCCATCGGATATCTTAGGAACTTCGATTTTTAATTTAAAAACCTCTGAATTTGAATTCAAACAAGGCCCAATTTTCTCCAATTTAATCTTAATCGACGAAATAAATCGTGCCCCTGCCAAAACACAGGCAGCACTTTTTGAAGTAATGGAAGAACGTCAAATTACCATTGACGGATCGGCCTATCAGTTAGAAACTCCATTTTTGGTAATTGCCACTCAAAACCCGATTGAGCAGGAAGGAACTTACCGTTTGCCGGAGGCACAATTGGATCGTTTTTTATTCAAAATCACCATCGATTATCCGAAACTTGAAGAAGAAATTTTAATTATCCAAAGAGAGCATTTACTACAAAATCACGGAAAATTAGAGGCTGTTAAAACGATACTTTCTGCTGCTGAAATAAAAGAATACCAGGCTTTGGTAAAACAAATCAGAGTCGAGCAAAATCTGTTGGAATACATTGCACGAATTGTAGTCAATACCCGTGAAAATGCATTCTTATATCTGGGAGCCTCCCCGCGTGCTTCAATTGCTATTTTGAATGCTGCCAAAGGTTTTGCTGCCATCCGCGGACGTGATTTTGTTACTCCCGAAGATATAAAAGATGCTGCCATTCCGGTTTTACAGCATCGTGTAATTGTAGCCCCTGAGCGCGAAATGGAAGGCATCACAAGTTCAGAAATCATCAGACAAATTATTGAGACTGTTGAAATTCCGAGGTAG
- a CDS encoding TrmH family RNA methyltransferase, with protein sequence MKQITSVQNPFIKSLVLLQEKAKARKQTGTFLIEGLREISLAIKGGYEIETVLFLPELVTENQIHKLVNSPVQLIEINKEVYQKLAYRDTTEGVLAIAKTKSMLLSDLKLSDNPLIVVAEAPEKPGNIGALLRTADAANLDAVLIANPKSDLYNPNIVRSSVGCLFTNQIATGTTAEIIAFLKEKKIDFYCATLQNSTSYHTQDFTTPTALVVGTEATGLTQDWRDAATQNIIIPMQGEIDSMNVSVAAAILIFEAKRQRGFN encoded by the coding sequence ATGAAACAAATTACCTCAGTACAAAATCCGTTTATAAAATCACTTGTTTTACTACAGGAAAAGGCCAAAGCCCGCAAACAAACCGGAACATTTTTGATTGAAGGTTTACGTGAAATTTCACTCGCAATAAAAGGAGGCTACGAAATAGAAACCGTTTTATTTTTACCTGAATTGGTTACTGAAAATCAGATTCATAAATTGGTAAACAGTCCGGTTCAACTCATTGAAATCAATAAAGAAGTTTATCAGAAACTAGCGTATCGCGATACTACTGAAGGCGTTCTGGCTATAGCCAAAACCAAATCAATGCTTTTATCGGATCTAAAACTATCTGATAATCCATTGATTGTAGTTGCCGAAGCACCGGAAAAGCCGGGAAACATCGGCGCCCTTTTGCGCACTGCCGATGCTGCAAATCTTGATGCCGTATTAATTGCCAATCCAAAAAGCGATTTATACAATCCGAATATTGTACGCTCCAGTGTTGGCTGTTTATTTACCAATCAGATTGCAACCGGAACGACGGCTGAAATCATAGCCTTTTTAAAAGAAAAGAAGATCGATTTTTACTGTGCAACACTCCAAAATTCTACTTCGTATCACACACAGGATTTCACCACTCCCACTGCATTGGTTGTGGGTACAGAGGCTACCGGCTTAACGCAGGACTGGCGAGATGCTGCTACTCAGAATATCATCATTCCCATGCAGGGCGAAATCGACAGCATGAATGTCTCGGTTGCTGCTGCTATTCTAATATTCGAAGCCAAGCGTCAACGCGGATTTAACTAA
- a CDS encoding serine hydrolase → MNYKLSLLAFLFSFTLSAQITNPEVDDLVNRTLKAFDVPGIAVAIVKDGKVVLAKGYGVKSIATQQKVDANTLFGIASNSKAFTSGALAILVDEGKIKWDDKVAKYLPDFKMYDDYVTREFTIRDLLTHRSGLGLGAGDLMIWPDGSDFKAQDIIHNLRYLKPVSGFRTKYDYDNLLYIVAGEIVHIVSGKTWAEFVEERIMKPLEMSNSVASVKRLKDTTNVITPHVPVDGKLKTIKRYENQLFDGAAGIYSSVNDLSRWVILQLKNGKYGDNKPLFSEKEHNEMWQLQTIIPAKTRPPYNTHFSGYGLGWFLSDVKGYKQVSHTGGLEGNVTQTTLIPELGLGIIVLTNQQSGAAFSAITNTIKDSYLGIKSEDYVTIYSTRMKDSEASADKVTDEVWATVAKNKKDKLKTDFSKITGTYKDNWFGEITITEKKGKVYFASKRSPQLAGEVFFYKDGNYVVKWNNAFFHADAHLLFKYDESGKVLNLKMLPISELTDFSYDFQDLDFSKE, encoded by the coding sequence ATGAACTACAAATTATCACTTTTAGCCTTCTTATTTAGCTTTACCCTTTCAGCACAAATAACCAATCCGGAAGTAGATGATCTGGTCAACCGTACCCTAAAAGCATTTGATGTGCCCGGAATTGCAGTGGCCATTGTAAAAGACGGAAAAGTAGTTTTGGCAAAAGGTTATGGTGTAAAATCAATTGCAACACAGCAAAAAGTGGATGCCAATACGCTGTTCGGGATTGCCTCCAACAGTAAAGCTTTTACTTCGGGAGCACTGGCAATACTAGTTGACGAAGGTAAAATAAAATGGGATGACAAAGTGGCAAAATACCTTCCTGATTTTAAAATGTACGACGATTATGTAACCCGTGAATTCACGATTCGTGACCTGTTAACCCACAGAAGCGGACTTGGGCTTGGAGCCGGAGATTTGATGATCTGGCCCGACGGAAGCGATTTTAAAGCGCAGGATATTATTCACAATCTAAGGTATTTAAAACCTGTTTCTGGTTTTAGAACCAAATACGATTATGACAACCTGCTCTATATCGTTGCAGGCGAAATTGTACATATAGTAAGCGGTAAAACCTGGGCTGAATTTGTAGAAGAACGCATCATGAAGCCTTTGGAAATGAGCAATAGTGTGGCTTCAGTGAAACGTTTAAAAGACACCACAAACGTTATCACCCCTCACGTTCCGGTTGACGGAAAACTCAAAACTATAAAACGTTATGAAAACCAACTTTTTGATGGAGCAGCCGGAATTTATTCCAGCGTAAACGATTTAAGCAGATGGGTTATTTTACAGCTTAAGAATGGGAAATACGGCGATAACAAACCACTATTTTCAGAAAAAGAACACAATGAAATGTGGCAATTGCAGACCATTATACCTGCAAAAACAAGACCACCGTACAACACTCATTTCTCCGGTTATGGTTTAGGCTGGTTCCTAAGTGATGTAAAAGGATACAAGCAGGTTTCACATACTGGAGGACTGGAAGGAAACGTAACTCAAACCACTTTGATTCCGGAATTAGGATTAGGAATTATTGTTTTAACCAATCAACAATCGGGAGCAGCTTTTAGTGCCATTACCAATACAATAAAAGACAGTTATCTGGGGATTAAATCAGAAGACTATGTGACGATTTACAGCACTCGAATGAAAGACAGCGAAGCATCGGCCGATAAAGTAACCGATGAAGTTTGGGCAACAGTTGCTAAAAACAAAAAAGACAAACTAAAAACTGACTTTTCTAAGATTACCGGAACTTACAAAGACAACTGGTTTGGCGAAATTACCATTACCGAGAAAAAAGGAAAAGTATATTTTGCTTCCAAACGCTCTCCGCAACTGGCCGGTGAAGTATTTTTCTATAAAGACGGAAATTACGTCGTGAAATGGAACAATGCTTTCTTTCATGCCGATGCACATCTGCTTTTCAAATACGACGAAAGTGGCAAAGTCCTTAACTTAAAAATGCTTCCAATTTCTGAATTAACTGACTTTAGTTACGATTTTCAGGATTTGGATTTTTCGAAAGAATAA